Below is a window of Pogoniulus pusillus isolate bPogPus1 unplaced genomic scaffold, bPogPus1.pri scaffold_94_arrow_ctg1, whole genome shotgun sequence DNA.
TACCTGGAGATCCTGTATCTCCAGCCCCCATCTCTTGGCTTCTCTATGTCCAAGCTCACCTGGAAATCCTCTGTCTCCAGCCCCCATCTCTTGGCTTCTCCATGTCCAAGCTCACCTGGAGATCCCCCACATCCAACCTCCATCTGTTGGCCTCTGCATGTCAAAGCTCACCTGGAGATCCTCTATCTCCAGCCCCCATCTCTTGGCTTCTCTATGTCCAAGCTCACCTGGACATCCTCTATCTCTGGGCCCCAGCTCTTGGCTTTTCTATGTCCTGCCTCTAACCCCAccactcccttccctttccccactGAAGAGGACTTGGGAAGCTGTTTCATCTCTGCTCAACTTCTGCCTTCTCCCTTTTGCCCTCCAGTGGACATTACCTTGGATCCAACCACAGCAGGTCCTGAGGTCATCCTCTCTGACAACCTCAAGGAGGCCACCTGGGGTAGACCTGGACACCGCTGGCCTGAGGGGCCAGGCCAGTTTGACACCGATCCCTGCATGCTGGGCAGCCAGGGCTTCACCTCGGGCCGGCACTACTGGGAGGTGGAGGTGAGGGGGCGCTTCTGGGCCGTGGGAGTGGCCCTCGAGTCGGTTCAGAGGAAAGGTCGAGTCCTCTTCAAGCCCAACGCTGAGATCTGGGGCTTGCAGAAGTATGATGAGCTCTGCGTGGCCCTCACAGCTCCTTCCAAcacctctgtccccatcctcaaCGGGGAAATCGGCGTCTACCTGGACTATGAGGTGGGCCAAGTCTCCTTCTACGCCGTTGGCAGCCGGCAACGCATCTTCACCTTCCCTGTGGCCTCCTTCAGCGGGGAGAGAGTCTTCCCCTACTTCTGTGTCCTCCTCTCCACCATCAAACTGTCCCCCAGAGCTTGATGGGCACCGGCAGGGTCCTGCCCTGATGCTGGTTGCTCTCTCTGGTGGTTGGAAGTGCTCCTTGATGCTCCTCAGCTTTTCTGTCTCCAGGGCTTGGAGTCATTTCCACCTCAGCTCATGGTTCTACCTCCGCTTTGGGTTCTAGCTGGGGGTtgaggggggggtgtggggtctGATTAATTGGAGATCAATTAACTAGAAATAAATTGCTGTGACTCACACCTCACCCCTCCCCCATCAACCTGTCCCAGCCC
It encodes the following:
- the LOC135174608 gene encoding zinc finger protein RFP-like isoform X2, which produces MTFFLHPRLPTWHLALDYHTAKQFEVDITLDPTTAGPEVILSDNLKEATWGRPGHRWPEGPGQFDTDPCMLGSQGFTSGRHYWEVEVRGRFWAVGVALESVQRKGRVLFKPNAEIWGLQKYDELCVALTAPSNTSVPILNGEIGVYLDYEVGQVSFYAVGSRQRIFTFPVASFSGERVFPYFCVLLSTIKLSPRA
- the LOC135174608 gene encoding zinc finger protein RFP-like isoform X1, encoding MWFFGLSFPPSLQLQLRREDAEGTMTFFLHPRLPTWHLALDYHTAKQFEVDITLDPTTAGPEVILSDNLKEATWGRPGHRWPEGPGQFDTDPCMLGSQGFTSGRHYWEVEVRGRFWAVGVALESVQRKGRVLFKPNAEIWGLQKYDELCVALTAPSNTSVPILNGEIGVYLDYEVGQVSFYAVGSRQRIFTFPVASFSGERVFPYFCVLLSTIKLSPRA